One window of the Pieris rapae chromosome 13, ilPieRapa1.1, whole genome shotgun sequence genome contains the following:
- the LOC110997545 gene encoding uncharacterized protein LOC110997545 — translation MRVFKYDVIQLITAIHKRPCLWDKTVDNYKDRTERRAAWEEVFTIVDDGYNDLSAEDKRITGEKIICKWTNIRDTFVKSLRSRMGAPKRKYVYYDHLTFLLKSQILDHDTNGDSVFFINNDNSPKKESSRKRSRRTENFASESDYEQNHNSEVMLDQSDNEIEQSVLVDTSDARVMNEDEAFFASLLPTVVKYNEDERLEFRMEVLGVMKKIRDKRHWGSKLES, via the exons atgcgTGTATTTAAATACGATGTTATTCAACTAATTACTGCGATACATAAACGACCTTGCTTGTGGGATAAAACTGTTGACAATTATAAAGATCGTACTGAACGGAGAGCCGCTTGGGAAGAAGTTTTCACAATAGTAGACGATGGTTATAATGATTTAAGTGCTGAGGACAAACGAATTACCG gagaaaaaattatatgcaaaTGGACTAACATACGCGATACTTTCGTTAAATCGCTCAGATCTCGCATGGGGGCACCAAAAAGGAAATACGTTTACTACGATCATTTAACCTTTCTTTTAAAGTCTCAGATATTGGATCACGACACTAATGGCGATTCcgttttctttataaacaaTGATAACTCGCCTAAAAAAGAAAGTTCTAGAAAGAGATCGAGAAGAACGGAGAACTTTGCTTCTGAGAGCGATTATGAACAGAATCATAATTCAGAAGTTATGTTAGATCAAAGTGACAATGAAATTGAACAAAGTGTCTTAGTAGATACAAGTGATGCTAGAGTAATGAATGAAGACGAGGCATTTTTTGCGTCGCTCCTGCCTAcagttgtaaaatataatgaagatGAAAGGCTGGAGTTCAGAATGGAAGTGTTAGGGGTAATGAAGAAAATAAGAGATAAAAGACATTGGGGTTCAAAATTAGAATCTTAG